From a single Aggregatilinea lenta genomic region:
- a CDS encoding VOC family protein, with the protein MRLRLELFVKSVPESKDFYAHVLGFDVVSYQPDGYSVLRKGDIQIALQAQSQLPDDHPLKPIGNERAGLGIEIVLEVDDLEAIYAHVLHVAWPLADTLAERPWGSRDFRVIDPNGYYIRLNELSTKESHA; encoded by the coding sequence ATGCGACTACGTCTCGAATTATTCGTCAAATCCGTGCCGGAATCGAAAGACTTCTATGCGCATGTGTTAGGCTTCGATGTGGTGAGTTACCAACCGGATGGCTACTCTGTTTTGCGCAAAGGTGACATTCAAATAGCACTGCAAGCTCAGTCGCAGTTGCCAGACGATCATCCGCTGAAACCAATCGGTAACGAACGTGCAGGACTGGGAATCGAAATCGTACTTGAAGTCGATGATCTTGAGGCTATCTACGCCCATGTTCTCCATGTCGCTTGGCCGCTCGCTGATACCCTTGCTGAGCGACCCTGGGGAAGCCGAGATTTTCGAGTGATCGATCCGAATGGATACTATATTCGGCTTAATGAGCTATCCACAAAAGAATCTCATGCATGA
- a CDS encoding DUF4386 domain-containing protein, with the protein MNTNTNSSLRYTARIAGVLYLVIIIAGLFAEMVVRTNLIVAGDAAATAENIMDAEGLFRLGFVADLAMIMADVAIAPLFYVLLKPVSNTLALMAAFFRLGQAAALGINLLNMFFALQLLGEADYLGTLNADQSNALALMFLDGHAAGYRLALVFFGFSILILGYLLVKSELFPRILGYGMIMASVIYVADTAAYFMLTNYADVESMLDMLLSGPVVLAELSMCMWLLWKGIKTQQQDTYASAPTTQTERISA; encoded by the coding sequence ATGAACACCAACACCAACTCCTCGCTGCGTTATACCGCCCGCATCGCGGGTGTGCTTTACCTCGTGATCATCATCGCTGGCCTGTTCGCTGAGATGGTTGTGCGCACTAACCTGATTGTGGCCGGAGATGCTGCCGCCACCGCTGAGAACATCATGGATGCGGAAGGGCTGTTCCGTCTTGGGTTTGTGGCCGACCTCGCCATGATCATGGCTGACGTAGCGATTGCCCCGCTTTTCTATGTGCTGCTGAAACCAGTCAGCAATACGTTGGCGCTGATGGCGGCGTTCTTCCGGCTGGGACAGGCTGCCGCATTGGGCATTAACCTGTTGAATATGTTTTTCGCGCTGCAACTGCTGGGTGAGGCCGACTATCTGGGCACATTGAACGCGGACCAGTCGAACGCCCTGGCGCTGATGTTCCTGGATGGGCACGCGGCGGGTTACCGGTTGGCGCTGGTCTTCTTCGGCTTTAGCATCCTGATCCTTGGCTATCTGCTGGTCAAGTCGGAGCTTTTCCCACGCATTTTGGGCTACGGCATGATTATGGCCTCGGTGATCTATGTTGCCGATACCGCCGCATACTTCATGTTGACGAACTACGCCGACGTTGAATCCATGTTGGACATGCTGCTCTCCGGGCCGGTGGTGCTGGCTGAACTGTCGATGTGCATGTGGCTGCTGTGGAAAGGAATCAAGACCCAGCAGCAGGATACCTACGCTTCGGCTCCCACCACGCAAACTGAGCGGATCAGCGCATAG
- a CDS encoding LuxR C-terminal-related transcriptional regulator, translating to MTTPILATKLYIPPPRPDAVFRSRLVEQLDDDLCLSPAFARKLTLISAPAGFGKTTLISEWIAGCERPAAWLSLDEEDSDSARFLTYLIAALRTVVPQVGESVLGALQSPQPPPTEAILTTLVNDLTASPGNLVLVLDDYHVIDAPQVDDALTFLVEHLPPQLHLVITTREDPDLPLARLRVRGQLTELRVDDLRFTHAETTEFLNRVMGLNISTADVAALETRTEGWIAGLQLAAISMQGHGDTTTFIQSFTGSHRFVMDYLVEEVLHQQPAHVQTFLLYTSILDRLCGPLCDAVLLNESGAAQAALAHLEQANLFLVPLDNERRWYRYHHLFAELLRQQLRQSADASSGHTEIDDAELHIRASVWYEENGFELDAFHHAAVADDIERAWRLIENTGVPLYFRGAAHPIRNWLESLSKTVLDNNPALWVLYGWVAMATFENAQAEPKLQAAEAALQKLEPDDSAQDSVRDLAGRIAALRAMLAANHYQSDMIIAQSQRALELLHPNNLYMRTVVMRTLAIAYQFRGERAAARAAYAEAIAMSEASGNLFVNILATTGLGIVQLSDNQLHQAAESYQRALELIGDPDQPMACSAYLGLARIHYEWNDLDRAQQYGEQSVQLARQIDIVDVSASGELFLAKLALAQGDVAQAAALLAELEQVVYQRGFVRQIPAVAAAQVHIMLHRGDVTGAAYLAQAHDLPLSQARVYRAQGDPAKALSVLERYRQQMEAKGWHDERLKAIVLEMLAHDALGETDMALRILDEALSLAAPGGLMRTFVDEGPPMQHLLFEASARGIMPGHVTQLLVAFEAETQKHNGSASLCDQPLVESLSQRELEVLRLIADGLSNREIGEQLFLAQDTVKGHNRRIYGKLDVQRRTEAVARAREIGLL from the coding sequence ATGACTACGCCTATTCTAGCCACGAAATTGTATATCCCTCCACCGCGCCCTGACGCGGTGTTTCGTTCCCGCCTCGTTGAACAGCTGGATGACGATCTGTGTCTCAGCCCTGCTTTTGCGCGCAAACTGACACTCATCTCCGCGCCTGCCGGTTTTGGCAAAACTACACTCATCAGCGAATGGATCGCCGGTTGCGAGCGTCCCGCTGCCTGGCTGTCATTGGATGAAGAAGACAGTGATTCGGCACGTTTTCTGACGTATCTGATCGCCGCATTGCGAACGGTTGTGCCACAGGTTGGCGAATCAGTGTTGGGTGCGCTTCAATCCCCCCAGCCTCCACCAACTGAAGCGATTCTGACAACGTTGGTCAATGATCTCACGGCCAGCCCTGGCAATCTTGTGCTGGTCCTGGATGACTATCACGTCATTGACGCGCCGCAAGTAGATGATGCGCTCACCTTTCTGGTTGAACATCTGCCTCCGCAACTGCATCTGGTCATTACCACCCGCGAGGACCCTGATCTGCCACTGGCTCGGCTGCGCGTACGTGGTCAATTGACCGAACTGCGCGTGGATGATTTGCGTTTTACCCATGCTGAAACGACTGAGTTCCTGAATCGTGTGATGGGGTTGAACATCTCCACGGCGGATGTTGCCGCGCTGGAAACGCGCACCGAGGGCTGGATCGCGGGTCTGCAATTAGCCGCGATTTCAATGCAGGGGCATGGGGACACTACCACGTTTATTCAGTCTTTTACCGGCAGTCACCGTTTCGTGATGGACTATCTGGTTGAGGAAGTGCTGCACCAGCAACCCGCACATGTTCAGACCTTTTTGCTGTACACCTCGATTCTGGATCGACTGTGTGGTCCGCTGTGTGATGCTGTCCTGCTGAATGAGTCTGGTGCGGCGCAGGCGGCTCTGGCACATCTTGAACAGGCCAACCTGTTTTTGGTTCCATTGGACAACGAACGGCGCTGGTATCGCTATCATCATCTTTTCGCAGAACTACTGAGGCAGCAGTTACGGCAGAGCGCGGACGCATCATCAGGACATACGGAAATTGACGATGCCGAATTACACATTCGGGCGAGTGTCTGGTATGAGGAAAACGGTTTCGAGCTTGATGCGTTTCACCATGCAGCGGTGGCTGATGATATTGAGCGTGCTTGGCGGTTAATCGAAAACACCGGTGTCCCGCTGTACTTTCGTGGTGCAGCTCACCCGATCCGCAATTGGTTGGAGTCGTTGTCTAAAACCGTGTTGGACAACAATCCCGCGTTGTGGGTGCTGTATGGTTGGGTGGCGATGGCGACATTCGAAAATGCACAAGCTGAACCCAAACTACAGGCAGCGGAAGCTGCGTTGCAGAAGCTTGAACCGGACGACAGCGCACAAGACAGCGTGCGCGATCTGGCCGGACGGATTGCCGCACTCCGTGCCATGTTGGCCGCCAATCACTACCAGTCCGATATGATTATCGCGCAATCACAGCGCGCGCTTGAGCTGTTGCATCCCAATAACCTGTATATGCGAACGGTTGTTATGCGCACACTGGCGATTGCGTACCAGTTCCGGGGCGAACGCGCTGCTGCCAGAGCTGCGTATGCCGAAGCCATTGCCATGAGTGAGGCATCGGGTAATCTCTTCGTCAATATTCTGGCTACGACCGGGTTGGGCATTGTGCAGTTGTCGGATAACCAACTGCATCAAGCGGCGGAAAGTTACCAACGTGCGCTTGAATTGATCGGCGATCCGGACCAACCAATGGCCTGTTCGGCGTATTTGGGGTTGGCGCGTATTCATTATGAATGGAATGATTTGGACCGCGCTCAACAGTATGGCGAGCAGAGTGTGCAGTTAGCGCGGCAGATCGATATTGTTGATGTCTCGGCTTCGGGCGAGCTTTTTCTGGCGAAGCTGGCGCTAGCTCAGGGCGATGTTGCGCAAGCGGCGGCACTGTTAGCTGAACTTGAGCAGGTCGTATACCAGCGCGGTTTCGTCCGGCAAATCCCGGCAGTTGCTGCCGCGCAGGTGCACATCATGCTGCACCGGGGCGATGTAACCGGAGCGGCATATCTGGCGCAGGCTCATGATTTGCCACTCAGCCAGGCACGCGTGTATCGGGCGCAGGGTGATCCGGCGAAGGCATTATCCGTTCTAGAACGCTATCGCCAACAGATGGAAGCGAAAGGCTGGCATGATGAGCGCCTCAAGGCGATAGTGCTGGAAATGCTGGCTCACGACGCGCTTGGCGAAACGGATATGGCGCTGCGCATTCTGGATGAGGCGCTGTCGCTGGCAGCACCGGGCGGCCTGATGCGTACCTTTGTCGATGAAGGACCGCCGATGCAGCATCTCTTATTCGAAGCGTCTGCTCGCGGGATAATGCCCGGCCATGTCACACAGTTATTGGTGGCCTTCGAAGCTGAGACGCAAAAACACAACGGCAGTGCGTCGCTCTGTGATCAGCCTCTGGTTGAGTCATTGAGCCAGCGCGAACTAGAGGTCTTGCGCCTCATTGCCGATGGACTCTCGAATCGTGAGATCGGTGAGCAGCTTTTCCTGGCGCAGGACACGGTCAAAGGTCACAATCGCAGAATATATGGAAAACTGGACGTTCAAAGACGCACGGAAGCCGTCGCCCGTGCCCGCGAAATAGGGCTGCTGTAG
- a CDS encoding alpha/beta hydrolase family protein — MSGDKKTLYASILVVLLLLFAAARADGQGNSQADTPTYGVRGSHAVGTQELVIDGDAPLNITIWYPALNENGAEEAITYPYMTNPDSSMGMEPTVTGSAINAASYDLGSGPYPLVILSHGYSLGRTGYAWLAEHLASHGFVVVAPQHYEVVDETLGDFWRGAITRPQEIEVVLNYVEAQSVAEGIFTGLIDTERIAVVGHSYGGYTALAMAGARFDSDGMEALCDTAREAGDPNAWLCELVVPRVADMAELAGFAAVPEGLWPGWGDSRIDAIVSMAGDAYFFGEAGLAEITIPVMALGGTADTGTPYLWGTYPTYEHVSSPTKARVAFEDAEHMIFGATCEALPWFTEIGLDAYCSDPVWDMERAHDLAQHFITAFLLTELTQDADAVAALAPDSVQFPGVTYDTQGF; from the coding sequence ATGTCAGGCGATAAAAAAACTCTCTATGCATCGATTCTCGTCGTCTTATTGCTGTTGTTTGCCGCAGCTAGAGCCGACGGTCAAGGTAACTCACAGGCTGACACACCCACCTATGGCGTGCGCGGTTCTCATGCGGTCGGCACTCAGGAACTGGTGATCGATGGTGACGCGCCTCTCAATATCACCATCTGGTATCCCGCGCTGAACGAAAACGGGGCCGAAGAAGCTATCACCTACCCGTACATGACGAATCCCGACAGCTCGATGGGCATGGAGCCGACCGTTACCGGAAGCGCGATCAACGCAGCGTCATATGATCTCGGCTCGGGGCCATATCCCCTGGTAATTCTGTCGCATGGCTACTCGCTGGGACGCACCGGCTATGCGTGGTTAGCCGAACACCTCGCCTCGCACGGGTTTGTGGTCGTCGCGCCGCAGCATTATGAAGTGGTCGATGAGACTCTGGGCGATTTCTGGCGTGGGGCGATCACACGCCCGCAGGAGATCGAGGTCGTGCTGAATTACGTCGAAGCCCAATCGGTGGCGGAGGGCATTTTCACCGGTCTCATTGATACCGAACGGATAGCGGTGGTCGGGCATTCCTATGGTGGCTACACGGCGCTGGCAATGGCGGGGGCACGGTTCGATAGTGATGGCATGGAAGCACTCTGCGACACTGCGCGCGAAGCCGGTGATCCGAATGCGTGGCTGTGTGAGCTGGTTGTGCCGCGTGTCGCCGATATGGCTGAACTGGCCGGGTTCGCTGCTGTTCCCGAAGGATTGTGGCCGGGATGGGGCGATTCCCGCATAGATGCGATTGTCTCGATGGCCGGTGATGCGTACTTCTTCGGTGAAGCGGGCCTGGCGGAAATCACGATCCCTGTGATGGCGTTGGGCGGCACCGCTGACACCGGCACGCCATATCTGTGGGGCACATACCCGACTTATGAACATGTCTCAAGCCCGACGAAAGCGCGCGTGGCCTTCGAAGACGCGGAACACATGATCTTCGGCGCAACCTGCGAGGCGCTGCCCTGGTTCACCGAAATCGGCTTGGACGCCTATTGCTCGGACCCGGTGTGGGACATGGAGCGTGCCCATGACCTTGCCCAGCACTTCATCACCGCCTTTCTGCTGACAGAACTGACTCAGGATGCCGATGCGGTTGCCGCACTTGCCCCGGATTCAGTCCAGTTTCCTGGCGTGACCTATGATACGCAAGGGTTTTAA
- a CDS encoding VOC family protein: MSVFELRVALTTEEFDRIVAFYRDGLGLDPGDMWTDNGRGQILYAGRGVLEILDTEHAASVDQIEVGWRVPGQIRFAFQVPDVHVAVENALKYGATLIHEPVLTPWDDLNARVKSPDGLQITLFQVASTSA, translated from the coding sequence ATGTCCGTTTTCGAACTACGAGTTGCTCTGACAACTGAGGAATTTGATCGAATTGTCGCTTTTTATCGGGACGGATTAGGGTTAGATCCCGGTGATATGTGGACTGACAATGGCCGGGGGCAAATCTTGTATGCTGGACGGGGCGTGCTCGAAATCCTTGACACGGAACATGCCGCGTCGGTGGATCAGATCGAGGTTGGGTGGCGCGTTCCAGGGCAGATTCGTTTCGCATTTCAGGTGCCGGATGTTCATGTTGCGGTAGAGAATGCGCTGAAATACGGCGCTACACTGATTCATGAACCTGTCCTGACACCCTGGGATGATTTGAACGCGCGTGTCAAGTCGCCCGATGGCTTGCAGATCACGTTGTTTCAAGTCGCATCAACATCAGCGTAA
- a CDS encoding NAD(P)-dependent alcohol dehydrogenase produces the protein MKAVVNTKYGSPDVLQIVEVEKPVPADNEVLIKIKATTVETTDTIFRRGKVFSARMATGIMKPKDTIPGSEFAGEIEAVGQAVTRFRVGDRVFGTAAPQVGAHAEYISLAENSAMALTPDQLSDVEAVAIHPGAMTALPNIQGAANIQPGQKILIIGASGGIGSSAVQLAKHFGANVTGVCGTTNVDLVKSLGADRVIDYRQEDFTQSTERYDVVFDTVGKSSFSRAKRVLKPGGIYLTTVLSPTILRQMLWTSKFGRQKAQLVFAGLRPTEEKQGYLALLLDLVKAGKFKPVIDRSYPLAEIAEAHRYVETGRKTGNVVITLD, from the coding sequence ATGAAAGCAGTCGTAAATACAAAGTACGGATCGCCTGATGTCCTTCAGATTGTCGAGGTGGAAAAGCCAGTCCCTGCGGACAATGAAGTGCTGATCAAGATCAAGGCGACGACGGTTGAGACAACCGATACCATCTTTCGCAGGGGCAAGGTGTTCTCGGCGCGGATGGCGACGGGCATCATGAAACCAAAGGACACAATCCCCGGCAGCGAGTTTGCAGGGGAAATCGAAGCAGTAGGGCAGGCTGTTACACGATTTCGGGTAGGTGATCGTGTGTTTGGGACCGCCGCACCGCAGGTGGGTGCTCATGCCGAATATATCAGTCTGGCGGAAAACAGCGCGATGGCGCTGACCCCGGACCAGTTGAGCGATGTTGAGGCGGTTGCCATTCACCCCGGCGCGATGACTGCTCTCCCCAATATACAGGGTGCGGCAAATATCCAACCGGGTCAGAAGATTCTGATCATTGGCGCGTCAGGGGGTATCGGATCGAGCGCGGTCCAGCTCGCAAAACACTTTGGCGCAAATGTCACAGGTGTATGCGGTACCACCAATGTCGATCTGGTCAAATCGCTGGGCGCTGACCGTGTGATTGATTACAGGCAGGAAGATTTCACTCAATCCACAGAACGATACGACGTTGTATTTGACACGGTGGGCAAAAGCTCGTTCTCACGTGCTAAACGGGTGCTGAAACCAGGCGGCATCTATCTCACCACCGTCCTGTCGCCCACTATCCTGCGCCAGATGTTGTGGACGTCAAAATTCGGTCGCCAAAAGGCACAGCTCGTGTTTGCCGGACTGCGACCCACCGAAGAAAAACAAGGCTATCTGGCGTTGCTGCTTGATCTCGTCAAGGCGGGAAAGTTCAAACCTGTCATTGACCGCTCCTATCCATTGGCAGAAATTGCTGAGGCCCACCGGTATGTTGAAACCGGACGGAAAACGGGAAATGTTGTCATCACACTTGATTGA